From the bacterium genome, one window contains:
- a CDS encoding YtxH domain-containing protein, protein MARKRGFMKGLGLGALVAGVGALLFAPKSGKQTRKDLLANFDDVKQQVTEGLDQLKEASVRVKQDSVKETKDLMKRAEKLKQQLNATALKLTSVSDDAREEVSGQAADLVQEGRALLEELEVLGKKIGASTKREVAQATKRVTETVKKGAEEAEVVAKKAQATAKQTARRTTTTAKRTATRAQKVVKQAAKTATKPATKRTQSRGKK, encoded by the coding sequence ATGGCACGCAAACGAGGATTTATGAAGGGATTGGGGCTTGGAGCTCTGGTGGCAGGAGTTGGGGCTCTTTTGTTCGCACCGAAGAGTGGGAAGCAAACACGCAAAGATTTGCTTGCAAACTTTGATGATGTCAAGCAACAGGTTACCGAGGGGCTCGACCAGCTCAAGGAGGCGAGCGTGCGCGTTAAGCAGGACTCCGTAAAGGAGACCAAGGACCTTATGAAGCGCGCCGAGAAGCTTAAGCAGCAGCTCAACGCAACTGCCCTGAAGTTGACGAGCGTCAGTGATGACGCTCGTGAAGAAGTTAGTGGCCAGGCTGCTGATTTGGTACAAGAAGGTCGCGCGCTGCTAGAAGAACTGGAAGTACTCGGCAAGAAGATTGGTGCCAGCACCAAACGAGAAGTTGCGCAAGCTACGAAGCGAGTGACAGAAACAGTCAAAAAAGGTGCCGAAGAAGCAGAAGTAGTTGCTAAGAAAGCACAAGCCACCGCCAAACAAACAGCCCGTAGGACTACTACAACAGCCAAGCGAACGGCTACTCGAGCTCAAAAAGTAGTTAAACAGGCCGCAAAGACGGCGACTAAGCCTGCTACCAAGCGGACCCAGTCTCGTGGCAAGAAGTAA
- a CDS encoding heme-binding protein, protein MPGHPNEAFSTSAPTSGLITSADIPRDIPVFRTASVLLSSAARAGYQRLVEKLTADGGLETLDKISICYMGADFKPLLLVSGDSANVQTTVLAPNKAYTAILLARDTVDVGPRMRELHVAPPSYGNDRITDFAGGVRIWRQDVGTIGGVGVSGLDPLADHKLALVARDLILEPYPEFESPSKPGFYEEI, encoded by the coding sequence ATGCCAGGTCATCCGAATGAAGCTTTCTCTACGTCTGCTCCGACGAGCGGCCTGATCACGTCCGCGGACATCCCGCGTGACATCCCTGTCTTCAGGACGGCTTCGGTCTTGCTGTCCAGCGCCGCTCGCGCTGGTTATCAGCGCTTGGTCGAGAAGCTCACCGCCGATGGAGGACTCGAGACCCTCGACAAGATCAGCATCTGCTACATGGGCGCTGACTTCAAGCCGTTGCTTCTGGTGTCTGGCGACAGCGCCAACGTCCAGACCACGGTCCTGGCTCCGAACAAGGCCTACACCGCGATCCTCCTCGCGCGCGACACCGTCGATGTCGGTCCCCGCATGCGCGAGCTGCACGTCGCTCCTCCGAGCTACGGCAACGATCGCATCACCGACTTCGCCGGCGGTGTTCGCATCTGGCGGCAGGACGTCGGTACCATCGGTGGCGTCGGCGTCTCGGGTCTCGACCCACTGGCGGATCACAAGCTCGCCTTGGTCGCGCGCGACCTGATCTTAGAGCCGTACCCCGAGTTCGAATCTCCCTCGAAACCCGGTTTCTACGAGGAGATCTGA